The Vespula vulgaris chromosome 3, iyVesVulg1.1, whole genome shotgun sequence DNA window taaaagcgATTAACTAGGTCGAATAGGAGGATTAAGAAGCCTGATAAagtattacaaaagaaaaaaaaagtgtaaaatagaaaagatttggAAAAGTTATTGTGCGTCCGCGTTATCGTATATGCATCGAGCAAAGATAGACGAGtctatattttcaaatttaaaaaaaaaaattgtttttctaatatttcgtttgaaaaaaaagaaacacacacGGGAATAcactcacacatacatacacacacacgtacgtacgcaaCAGCAgccagacagacagacagacagacagacagacagacagacagacagacagacagacagacacacatacacgcacgcacgcacgaacACAAAAGCAAAAGTGTGAATAAAGGAACAAACGTTACGGGCTATCATACaagttagagaaagaaagaagaaaaccaaaaaaaaaaaagaaaaaaaatagtaaaagaaataaaaaataaaaaatacaaaaaaaagagaagaaattgaaaaaaaggaggagaaagcgaagaagagagaaaaagagctggatcgaaaaaaatatgtatattaaaaaaaaaaaaaaaaaaaaaaaaaaaaaaatggacaaaaataagaaataaaattaaaacaaacagacaataaataaataaataaataaataaataaataaataaaagatgttGAAACAGATAGACGGACcaacagagacagacagagttACCTATGTAGCTGGTGACGAGGTTACGGAATTTGCGATGGTTCCCCTTAATCTCAGGCAGGTCCACTTTTCGTATTCGAGTTTTCGAGTTTCGATCGGTAGCAGATCAGGTCAGATCAGGTTCATTTGGGGTCGACACGGAAAGAAGTGCACGGGACACAGAGAAACATCAACATTTAGCTGATTCCGTATTCAGTTGATGgcaaaatcattttaaaaaaaaacataacgATCGCTTTAATTTCTTCCGATTATattgttttctgttttatcaactttctttctttctttctttctttctttcttttctactttaaaGTAACAAAAATTCTGTGCttcgcaaaaaagaaaaagaaaaatagagagagagagagagagagagagagagagagacagagacagagagagagagagagaaagagagagaaagagagagagagagagaataaaagacaTATTAAAGCGAGGAGTTCGGTATTTTGGCTCATCAAATTTCTActaagaattataaaaaaaaataaaagaaagaaagcaaaacaagaaatatgtatgtataaataaataaataaataaatgaatgaatgaatgaatgaatgaataaataagtaatataaagtATTTGCTGGATAgattcgtcgtcgttcgatagaaatatatgtataaatacgcACAGAGAACATTCGTatgctttaaaaaaaagaaaaaaagaaaaagaaaaaatctcacGCGTTCGAGTAAGTATTAacttctttacttcttttttatttgttttcgtttttcggCTTTCTATGgtaatctcttttttaattgtaaaaactaggatatataaagagaagttttttttctttttctttcttttttttttcgaagagtCGTCCCACGttgctttttttctccaaaacctATTGCTTTTTAAACAATACTGTACATCTGTTTTGAAAAATGACATAACacaatttgtatataaaattcatatatatgtatatgtatataatatatatatatatatacatacgtatatatgtagatagataaatagatggatagatagatagagagagagagagagagagagagagagatagacagatagatatagatatacgtatacacaagGTAGTCCAAAAGTTCTTAAGCGAATCAAAAGTTCCTATGTGATTTTAAAAACCAATCGATTTCTTTCAAGactttttattagatttgtAGAAATTACGTTTTTGACTCGATAAACTAGTATCGTAGTTTTACGATttggaagaaaggaaacaaaaaaataaaataaaataaaaaataaataaaaatagaaaaaggaaaatcagTTTGAAaagtcttgaaaaaaaaaaaagtaattgatcGTTAAAAATCATCTAGAAACTTTCAGTTcatcctgtatatatatatatttacgtcaATAGagaagtgaaaataaaaagataaaataaaataaaataaaataaattacaataaaaaaaagaaaaaagaaaagaaaagaaaaaattcaaacgtATCGTACGAAAAACACAAACAACGAATACATCGCaagaaatatacaataattatcgAAGACAGTATGCAAGGTGTATGAAATACGAGTGATGattgataatgatgatgatgatgatgatgatattgacgacgatgacgataacgatgacgatgatgtgCGTTAGAAATCCACGTGattagaaaggaaagaatgaaaggaaaaaaaaaattagaaaaaatatatatatgtaaacagTTAAAACGACAACGAAAGATATGCTAGGAGAGATTATGGTCGAAGTTAACACACAAAATAATTAcgattagttaattaatataataagtaGTATAGGGACGAGTTTAGCGTtcggtattattttttttctttttttttttaataatttttgttaataatttaattcgatagaaatagaaaaaaaaaatagaaaaaaaatgagaacgataaagaaataaagtgttaaatagtaatagtagtagtagtagtagagtagtagtagtagtagtagtagtagtagtagtagtagtagtagtgcgGGTAGGCTctttaaatgaaatgaaattatcaatcgtgaaaatgtttattggcaaaatatatatatatatatatatatatatatatatatatatatatatatatatgtatggtatatataaatgttgtaCATTGGTGTCCACAGTACGATTTCATAgctgaatatttttcatttattttttttctattatctaatatgccttttaatattttgcttttatttatttatcattcttgttactaattttttttaatttttaattttttgttctttcgtacgttaacaataaaaaagatatttctatctctactattcatttctctctctctctctctctctctctctctctctctctcattctcactcgtttttttttgaacTATCTCGccgcatacacacatgtataacactaatttcaacaaaaaataaatttatttatatctatgacaatgtgtgtatatatatatatatatatatatatatatatatatatatatatacacatacgtcaCGAGGAACTCTTGATCTGTAAAAAACGATAGAAAGCACGAAAACGAAGACACTACCTGCGATCGATcctaaatcgatcgattatagaTCATTtcttaatcgataataaatatatacaaatatgagtcggtgattatgaaaatgatcCAAGTGAAAAATTGCACGcgcttatattttctttgtaatatttttttctctttgacattatttttacgttttacgtTATGcttaacattcttttttttcttcttcttttttaattacatagaagaattatttttcaagaataaatatacttactttttctctatttgttctacgaaaagaagataataaaaaaaagaaaaaaaaaaaacaaagtttttaatatttcaaattcaaatgtcaaaatatttgaatagttctgattgaaaaatatatgatttagaCCACTTTTCATAATCAATTGgctcatatatgtatatatatatatatgtatgtatgtttatgtatatatttatatatataaacacatacagtcacatagacacatatatatacatacatgtatatattaatgtttcgTGCATTCTTCTATATCCTTTCCGGTAACAAGCTTTAATAGTGAATAATTGCAATTTCacgaatgaataataaaaatagaaagcacTTTGTggaattatattgttattaattagtaCTAGGAGAAGCCTCAAGAACTATaccaattattataaatatataatatatatcaaattcttACAAAACTTTGGCACGTAGATACTTTTCGaggaactttttttttcttttctttttttttcttttctttttttttcctttttaatatattgtaatgcAATATGCAACCAAGTCCACACATTCATAAGAAATACAATTgaagataaatttcattcttctttttgtttttgtttgttcgttttttcttctcttttttctattttaatctttatacCACTTAACAAacacaaaaattttctttcttatcacTGAACTATTTACTGGACGCTTTTTAAATACTCAGCTATATTTTTGTGGACACCAGTGTGAACGAAAactatgatttttttatttcgaaaatttttttcatattaccGATATTAAAATACTGTCTTCGGACGAAAATGTTAAACGAATAACATGGTTTTGTTTccgagataataataaaaaataatacatacacacgcacgcacacatacacatacacacacacacacacacacacacacacacacatatatatatatatatacacaaatatatatacaaaaataagaagaaaaaaaaagaaaagaaaagaaacagaaacaaataagataaaaaaaaataaaaacatatgtatatatatatatatgtgtgcgtgtgtgtgagtATGCGTATATGtccgtgtatatgtgtactgTGTTAGCAATTAGTTACACCAATACAAAACCCAAAGGTGATAACCTGATTACTGATTAAGATTTTCCAGATATtcaatacattatatatacagtactgatttaattttgttttatttatttattttattttattttatttcattttacttttaaataatttctgaaGGTATCCGAAAATATCATTATGGATTTAACAATTATCGATCCTACTTAAACCACTACAAATTAATCCTAACGATATggcatattatttatttgaatatcaCTGTATTTGTGAAATCTCGTGTATTTGTTCTACGTTATTATCTACAGGTTTGGCAGctcgaataaaatttacggataaatacatatatatatatatatatatatatatatatatatatatatatatataagaaattatataatatatattcctctatatacatataacaccaaagatctataaaaattttcagatACCTACAAGTCCCGTGTGTTTATCATTAccttaaaaagaataaaaaataaaaaacaaaaggaaaaagaaacacacacaaagataaaaaaaaaattaaaaagaaaaagagaccaCTTTCTAGAATCTTTTCTTAGAATATCATTTTGGACGGCTataatctgttttttttttcttttttttttctttttttatgcaaGAAAAAGGAGGATCGTTTGatgaagtataaaatatatatatatatatttttttaaatacgcgAGGCGTTtgcttgctttttttcttttcttttctttttctttcttttcctttgcgagttagtttttttttataataaatgcaCGATTAAAATACGATGCTATCGAATCGgccgataataattattcgtcgacaatatatatgatttttaataattatactgaacgacatatatatatatatatatatatatatatatatatatcatttgaaatattaacatttaaacAAGAACTTGTTACCTTTCCGAAAAGGACATAGTCATGCTAATCGATCAAAAGCTCGTGTAATcaaaattatctttctctcttctttttctttttcttcatatttaaCGAGATTAGGTACAACGAGAATACTGGAGATAAACAAAATACAATTTCTCTAGCTTACGGCTTACTGCATTATATAGGTATTTTAATTTGTCTTGCTTGTGTTGTTGATGTGTTTGTGCGcgcgcgttttttttttcttcttctcaatcTTAAGTACCAAGataattatcttaattttaatttaatcgtctACGAGTGCGTTTATGTGTACGTGTTGTTCGTTGGAAAAGCCATATGCTAAAATAACACTAATTACgcgatttctcttttctttttttcttttcttttcttttcttttcttttcttttattttcttttctttttcttttccttcttcttcttgttcttctttttcttcttttatcattcttaTAATCGAACTCCCTAATTTTCCTTATAAATGTCTTTTcctaattcttttatttatttatttcttttttcttttttaataatttctttcctcATACATTTCATATACGCGATTATCAAAGTGATATTtctatggaaaaaaagaaaaaaggaaagaagaaaaaaaagaaaagatgccATCGAATAGCATTGCGTAAGGTTGAATCAcagtatatgcatgtatatacatatatatacatatatgaatatactATTACAGACAGAAAAGATTATGTATAATCACAGTCAATAATAGTTAAAAAGTTAAGAacaaattatctttatatcttcATGAATATGACTTTAAAAAGTAGAGtgttatctttattaattgaCAAAGATAACTACACAGTTGATAATTGTTCAAGATTAACgttaagaaaatgattaaaaaaaaaaaaaaaaaaaaaaaggaaagaaaataaatagagagaaaaaaagaatgagcaaaaaagaaaaagaataacaacGACGATAGGTTAGATCAACCAGAAAGCAATAGCCATCACGATAATAAATCTATCGAAGGGTTCACTTACAGAATTACAGAACTTAAGAATGAGCCTTGTTTAGTGTTAACATTGACGTCAAGTTTGCTAGTAGAGGCTGATTAGGATGGTACTTACGTGAAGGTATCTTCTTGAATACTGTCTTGGCCATAAAGTCTTGAAAACGCTGAGCATAAAATCCTGGTCGGTGTACTGATACTGTATCctgtataagaaaaagaaaaaaatatttttcaaatccttcttatatttatatatatatatatattcatattgtCATTGATTGTTGAAAATCAGATCAATCAAAAATACAACGCTAACAAAATTGACAATCAGAAACATTTGATCATATTTTATACCGGTACGCATACACTTGTTAGCGtagtgtaatataataaatttgtaacttACACCATCGTGTATCATTGACTTCCACGTATGCTCGAGCTTCTTCTTAAGTCTATAGCTCTGCAAAATGTCAATGATACCAAGAAATAGTAACAGCCGTTCACCACGAGCATTTCTTGCAGGTATACCACCAGGACTGCtaggaagaaaaacaataatttatgtTTACCATTTAGATACTTTTCACTCTTGACAATCATATATTTACCAAATATTACAAACAAGAGGGtttcaaaagtttctaagAAAAGTTACAACTCAATAAAATTGTTCTTGAAAGTTTAATGATATAACAATAGTTCTAGATACAAtccaaacaaaaagaaaattaattctagaaaggaaaattttgtGAGTCGTTCATTCAAGATAGTttacttttaatctttttttacatttcaattagaaaaaaaaatctctcaaTCGAGTTAAAAATTTGTACGTAAAAAAATACTCACGGAACATCATCCTCCTCGTCGATCGGTTCGCTCTCAGCTTGAATACTCTCCATAGCTGTACTATGAGCGACCAACCTTTGCCTGTTTATGCTTCTCGATCGATTCAATGCCGTAGCACCTATTCTATCCTCTCTATCGCGTTCTCTATCCGCTTGTATAAAAGCACCACCCTCTCCGGCGACATCGCCAATCTCGTCGTCCGCACTGGCTGATATTCTTTGTTCCTgctaaataaacgaataaacaatattaaaatatattttttaattaactcgTCAAACGTCTTGATCTGATTTATTAAAACGcgaataaacgaatgaacgaacgaacgaacgaacgaacgcaaACGTTTTCcacgaaattaaattacatctATTTACTCCGACaacaaatttctataaaagtCTGTTTCCAACGAGAGAAGAAGTCAGATGATGTAAACAAACGCGATTAACAAAGACCTGATCGATTCAGGAACGTACTTACGTTTAATCAAATACTTTGTAATCATTTTATGGACCTGAATAAAGTGAAATAacgtaacgattaattaaaacaatgtGACccataaattattcaattcgttctttcaattatataagattattatcgataatcgttcgataatcGATAGATTAGAATCTATaacacgaattttttttttcgtttatgtCTTTCGACGTGTCTAATCTCGTTGAACGGTCTATAATGATACTTTTTGTTCATCCTTTAGCTATTACACGCCATTATTACGACTTGTAATGGCTCTCgggtaataatttttaacggAGATCGCTATAATGACTCGTTATCGTAGCTAAACAGTTTATAAACGGTTTAATCgatagtaaaagagaaaaaaaaaaggaaaaaagaaagtattcaTCGATCGTTTGTTGCTTACAGCTTTTTCTCTCGCGGCCTGATCGAGATTATGTATCCCAACTAAAAGAGAATAATCCATGATCTTGAAACTCTCTAAAACGCGACAATCTCGTTGAATAGTTTTGACAAGTGCATTGTACGTATCGGCTTCGAGAAAAATTCCTTCTTGATGGTGTTCCATAAAATCTAAATCCTTGTACGTTGGCGACGATTTCGATCTTTCCATCTTTGATGCCTGTAAAGCGACgagtagaaacaaaaaagaaaaaaaaaaaaaaaagaaagaaattataagtTTGATAGATTACATTCATATagtaaatatgaaagaaaaaagttgataCCTTTCTCTTATAAGTCGATCCTTTGAGATCGTATTTTTGATGCAATTTTACCGACGACGGAAGTAGATTATTCATAGCTACTAATCGAACATTTTTACTGTTACAACGATAACAATACAAGCCGAAAAATTTTGGTAACAGTGTTCTTGGATTCTGATTTAaattctgaaaaagaaaaaaaaaatgagaagaaaaagaaatatacgagacgataaaaaggagataaatcgatcgtgtcattgattaatcgtttaattaaatcaaattggGATGAGAAAGTTCGATATTAAAAGTCGATTACctttaacgattaatttctttttgttaaatcgtaaaattacGAGTCTATTTGTTCGAAACAAACAACTGAGTCTAACTACGAATTtttgagaagaaaaagcatCGAGAAAAAGTAATCGACTTTTAAAACTACTTTGTAACTTTCTTTTCCGTAATAAGGGTGGAGCAAGAAGAAAGGTGTGATAGATGCTCtttgtaaatacatatttcattgGTTTTTACCATGTAATATCCTGGAAGAAGAGTTTGCAAGAATTCTCCCTCTTTATGCTGTACAgtcttaataataaattcatcgtCCTCCGTTAAATAGAATATACTTCCACTAGCACCCGGATTGGATAATTCACGCAAGGGTGCGCTACACATCGACAtctaaagaggaaaaaaaaaaaaaaaagaaataaaacaaaaaattaaattcgaatgtttttgattttatagaaaaaaaaatgaaggaacgaacgaacttttttttcttctttttttgaattaaataatatattaccaAAAAGTCGTCCGGTTGAATTCCAAAGAGATCCCTAAAATATCGAAATGCAATTGGCgcgtaatttttaaatttaaattcggAGAAATGATGAGCCGGGGTGTGATTAGATCCCTCGCTTGGAAAATTCGTTGTCTCGACGGTCATGAAATCTTGCATGAGTAAATCTCGTTCTGGCTTACTCGCTAGACCACCGACCGCATGTTGTATACCAAGTTGTATAGATCCCATAATCTGTGTCGTTTGTATCTATAgatttccataaaaaaaaagaaaaattatagataagaAATATGTCCAAACGATTACGATAATGCTATGtgcaatgaaatttatttacactataataatattaattaaataattaatatattatataatattatataataataataatgctgTTTATGCGTtatgcgaaagaaaaagaaaagttaaattaattacaataattttgtgtacatgaaatattatttattaattaatcaacatatatatgtcataaCAATACTAGTAATAATGATGTCTatgttttatgtaaaaaaaaaaaaaaaaagaaaaaaagaaaaattaaactaatttaacaataattttatatacggaaaatgttattattcaataacaatatcaattgattaattatttaattatttaattaatgatatttagttgtaatatttataaaaaatgaacaaaattttttaattaccttTTTGTACGTGATTTCACCTCCCACACCAACACGACGATGTCCaatct harbors:
- the LOC127062395 gene encoding phosphatidylinositol 4-phosphate 5-kinase type-1 beta isoform X6; translated protein: MASGDNVDAIEVVETSFAGPAQPAEDSRRAEQSAEEDNKSTGEKVAALDNSITQHGTAGLKTPAGVSRNKSERERKIGHRRVGVGGEITYKKIQTTQIMGSIQLGIQHAVGGLASKPERDLLMQDFMTVETTNFPSEGSNHTPAHHFSEFKFKNYAPIAFRYFRDLFGIQPDDFLMSMCSAPLRELSNPGASGSIFYLTEDDEFIIKTVQHKEGEFLQTLLPGYYMNLNQNPRTLLPKFFGLYCYRCNSKNVRLVAMNNLLPSSVKLHQKYDLKGSTYKRKASKMERSKSSPTYKDLDFMEHHQEGIFLEADTYNALVKTIQRDCRVLESFKIMDYSLLVGIHNLDQAAREKAQEQRISASADDEIGDVAGEGGAFIQADRERDREDRIGATALNRSRSINRQRLVAHSTAMESIQAESEPIDEEDDVPSPGGIPARNARGERLLLFLGIIDILQSYRLKKKLEHTWKSMIHDGDTVSVHRPGFYAQRFQDFMAKTVFKKIPSLDLPEIKGNHRKFRNLVTSYIALKHSPSKRKSITRPLRPLEGDFDSTAVAATGTSTMHATSPTKPGSPTDIAASTTTSTVISTGSIPIATSTPVNLASGAVSPPPLALSITGQAIPHQEQNALGIGVIGKSSSAAAAAAAATTTMATGAGAGTTTYPAVLKGRSAASPPNPNLVPSGKVPPPVPPRGSGSRSARSPGPPATTSSSSVTSSRGGTLPSTCSTPPPPFDDAVRSNDQTLASGGHLQQAVTTSILTSSLSSAHSKQNKVVHHVTLTKTSQDAVSISDVHLESSGSGSGGSGGRETKSSLSVESGGSSRGGGGLTWTPPAGSAEGSTPTWTEGTPSFTESSSSGDIGCPTTPIRGSQRSEDGGRIAATVEEALASLTTEMTHL
- the LOC127062395 gene encoding phosphatidylinositol 4-phosphate 5-kinase type-1 alpha isoform X11 gives rise to the protein MASGDNVDAIEVVETSFAGPAQPAEDSRRAEQSAEEDNKSTGEKVAALDNSITQHGTAGLKTPAGVSRNKSERERKIGHRRVGVGGEITYKKIQTTQIMGSIQLGIQHAVGGLASKPERDLLMQDFMTVETTNFPSEGSNHTPAHHFSEFKFKNYAPIAFRYFRDLFGIQPDDFLMSMCSAPLRELSNPGASGSIFYLTEDDEFIIKTVQHKEGEFLQTLLPGYYMNLNQNPRTLLPKFFGLYCYRCNSKNVRLVAMNNLLPSSVKLHQKYDLKGSTYKRKASKMERSKSSPTYKDLDFMEHHQEGIFLEADTYNALVKTIQRDCRVLESFKIMDYSLLVGIHNLDQAAREKAQEQRISASADDEIGDVAGEGGAFIQADRERDREDRIGATALNRSRSINRQRLVAHSTAMESIQAESEPIDEEDDVPSPGGIPARNARGERLLLFLGIIDILQSYRLKKKLEHTWKSMIHDGDTVSVHRPGFYAQRFQDFMAKTVFKKIPSPLKHSPSKRKSITRPLRPLEGDFDSTGGTLPSTCSTPPPPFDDAVRSNDQTLASGGHLQQAVTTSILTSSLSSAHSKQNKVVHHVTLTKTSQDAVSISDVHLESSGSGSGGSGGRETKSSLSVESGGSSRGGGGLTWTPPAGSAEGSTPTWTEGTPSFTESSSSGDIGCPTTPIRGSQRSEDGGRIAATVEEALASLTTEMRRTSQINVGGGGGVQSVLLEQRSSFSMYQHLRSSLKRTGSNHVAIMRTMQRALNVRRREP